Proteins found in one Muntiacus reevesi chromosome 2, mMunRee1.1, whole genome shotgun sequence genomic segment:
- the TNFRSF17 gene encoding tumor necrosis factor receptor superfamily member 17: MLLLLNTCKSCQLRCPNTPPVRCQHYCNTMKGTNTFLWTCLGLSLIVSLTVFVLMFLLRKMSSEPLKDKLKNTGAVLQKNANADLDVSNNSSIVAEPLLSRGLGYTVEECMCEDCVRSKLKVDSDHFFPLPAMEEGATILVTTKTNDYCDSLLVTTSVMGMEKSIPTR; the protein is encoded by the exons ATTGCTGAATACTTGCAAATCGTGTCAACTTCGATGTCCTAATACCCCTCCTGTAAGATGTCAGCATTACTGTAACACAA TGAAAGGAACAAATACATTTCTCTGGACCTGTTTGGGCCTGAGCTTGATAGTTTCCTTGACAGTTTTCGTATTGATGTTCTTGCTAAGGAAGATGAGCTCCGAACCATTAAAGGACAAACTTAAAAACACAG GAGCGGTTCTCCAGAAGAATGCTAACGCAGACCTGGATGTTAGCAATAACAGCAGTATCGTGGCTGAACCTCTTCTTTCGAGAGGCCTGGGGTACACAGTAGAAGAATGTATGTGTGAAGACTGTGTCAGGAGCAAACTGAAGGTCGATTCTGACCATTTCTTCCCCCTCCCAGCCATGGAGGAAGGCGCGACCATTCTTGTCACCACGAAAACAAACGACTACTGCGACAGTCTGCTAGTCACCACCAGTGTCATGGGGATGGAGAAATCAATTCCTACCAGATAA